In one window of Marinitoga hydrogenitolerans DSM 16785 DNA:
- the pyrF gene encoding orotidine-5'-phosphate decarboxylase → MFDKYIERKNDVNSVLLVGLDSDINRIDGDILDFNKKIIDETFDLVCGYKINIAFYEKLGPKGLEILEKTIEYIKYNPDIPIILDAKRGDIGNTAKAYAEYYFEKLKIDSLTINPLMGIDTLEPYLEYNNSHVFALALTSNKGAYDFEIPGELYLKIAKKMNELNKKHRNKIGIVVGATNAKFIKEITAVTDNMLFLIPGIGSQGGSIEALFNNLNGYDNIVINVSRAIIFDENPRKKVIEFNNVINKWRE, encoded by the coding sequence ATGTTTGATAAATATATTGAAAGAAAAAATGATGTGAATTCAGTATTATTAGTAGGTCTTGATAGTGATATTAATAGAATTGATGGTGATATTTTAGATTTTAATAAAAAAATTATAGATGAAACTTTTGATCTTGTTTGTGGTTATAAGATAAATATTGCCTTTTATGAAAAATTGGGTCCAAAAGGATTAGAAATTCTTGAAAAAACTATAGAATATATTAAATATAATCCAGATATTCCTATTATATTAGATGCTAAAAGAGGAGATATTGGAAATACTGCAAAAGCTTATGCTGAATATTATTTTGAAAAATTAAAAATTGATTCTTTAACTATAAATCCGCTTATGGGAATAGACACTTTAGAACCATATTTGGAATATAATAATTCCCATGTGTTTGCTCTTGCTTTGACATCTAATAAAGGGGCTTATGATTTTGAAATTCCTGGAGAATTGTATTTGAAAATTGCAAAAAAAATGAATGAATTAAATAAAAAACATAGAAATAAAATAGGTATAGTTGTTGGTGCAACAAATGCTAAATTCATTAAAGAAATAACTGCTGTTACAGATAATATGCTATTTTTAATCCCTGGTATAGGTTCACAAGGTGGAAGCATTGAAGCGTTATTTAATAATCTCAATGGATATGATAATATTGTTATTAATGTTTCAAGAGCTATTATTTTTGATGAAAATCCTAGAAAAAAGGTTATAGAATTTAATAACGTTATTAACAAATGGAGGGAATGA
- a CDS encoding dihydroorotate dehydrogenase produces the protein MVEVCGVKFKNPIIIASGPGGNGKELAKYIDLNKLGGFTAKTVTPDEKEGNPPPRIVNVKSGIINSIGLQNPGIEKFIKNDLPFLENLDTNVILSIGGDKKSDYIKLIESLNNSSAAFFELNLSCPNVGKNGIPLGIDEIAILDLVKEAKKISKKPIFIKLGVETFLEDLVEAAVKGGADGVTLINSPKGLKIDINKKKPILKKGVGGFSGPAIKPIALATIFRIRKKFKKLTIIGMGGVFSYEDAIEFIMAGANLVGVGSGVMADPEIPIKIIDDLDKYFKRVNYEDILSCAVEGFYV, from the coding sequence ATGGTAGAGGTATGTGGTGTTAAATTTAAAAATCCTATTATTATTGCATCTGGACCAGGTGGAAATGGTAAGGAGTTAGCAAAATATATTGATTTAAATAAACTTGGTGGATTCACTGCAAAAACTGTTACTCCTGATGAAAAAGAAGGAAATCCTCCACCAAGAATTGTTAATGTAAAATCCGGAATAATTAATTCTATAGGATTACAAAATCCGGGAATAGAGAAATTTATTAAAAATGATTTACCTTTTTTAGAAAATTTAGACACTAATGTTATTTTAAGTATTGGAGGAGATAAAAAATCTGATTATATAAAATTAATTGAAAGCCTTAATAATTCATCGGCTGCTTTTTTTGAATTAAATCTTTCATGTCCAAATGTAGGAAAAAATGGAATCCCGCTTGGAATTGATGAAATTGCAATTCTTGATCTGGTAAAAGAAGCAAAGAAAATATCGAAAAAACCTATTTTTATAAAACTTGGAGTTGAAACTTTTCTAGAAGATTTAGTTGAAGCTGCTGTAAAAGGTGGTGCAGACGGTGTAACTTTAATTAATTCACCAAAAGGTTTGAAAATAGATATAAATAAAAAGAAACCTATTTTAAAAAAGGGGGTTGGTGGTTTTAGCGGTCCTGCTATAAAACCCATTGCACTTGCAACAATATTCAGAATAAGAAAAAAATTTAAAAAATTGACTATTATTGGTATGGGTGGTGTATTTAGCTATGAAGATGCTATTGAGTTTATAATGGCTGGAGCTAATCTTGTTGGGGTTGGGTCAGGAGTTATGGCTGATCCTGAGATACCCATAAAAATTATTGATGACTTAGATAAATATTTTAAAAGAGTAAATTATGAAGATATTTTATCTTGCGCTGTGGAGGGTTTTTATGTTTGA
- a CDS encoding D-ribose ABC transporter substrate-binding protein: MILSLSVFSIKIGLSLSTLNNPFFVELRNGALQEAVNQGVDIVVVDAQDKPYKQLNDIEDLVQQRVDLIIINPTDSDAIVAAVEEANNAGIPVITVDRAANGGKVILHIASDNVAGGAMAAKYIADLLNGKGNVVELVGIPGTSAARDRGLGFETELKKYPGLKLIAKQTANFNRAEGLSVMENLLQAYPEIDAVFAQNDEMALGAIEAIKSEGKLGKIVVVGFDAIPDAVNAVKNGEMAATVAQQPSLMGELAVKKAVEYLETQTIYIPVNLKLVVK, from the coding sequence ATGATTTTATCTTTATCCGTGTTTAGTATTAAGATTGGGTTATCTCTTTCAACATTGAACAACCCATTTTTTGTTGAACTAAGAAATGGTGCATTACAAGAAGCAGTTAACCAGGGTGTAGATATAGTTGTTGTTGATGCACAAGATAAACCATATAAACAATTAAATGATATCGAAGACCTTGTACAACAAAGAGTTGATTTAATTATCATTAACCCAACTGATAGTGATGCCATAGTCGCAGCTGTTGAAGAAGCAAACAATGCAGGAATACCAGTAATTACAGTAGATAGAGCTGCAAATGGCGGAAAAGTTATTTTACACATTGCATCTGATAATGTTGCAGGTGGAGCAATGGCCGCAAAATATATCGCAGATCTTTTAAACGGTAAAGGAAACGTAGTAGAATTAGTAGGAATTCCTGGAACATCAGCAGCAAGAGATAGAGGCTTAGGGTTTGAAACTGAATTAAAGAAATATCCAGGTTTAAAACTTATAGCAAAACAAACAGCAAACTTTAATAGAGCTGAAGGGTTATCAGTAATGGAAAATTTATTACAGGCATATCCTGAAATTGATGCAGTTTTTGCACAAAATGATGAAATGGCTTTAGGTGCAATAGAAGCAATTAAATCAGAAGGGAAATTAGGAAAAATAGTTGTTGTAGGGTTCGATGCAATTCCTGATGCAGTAAATGCTGTTAAAAATGGGGAAATGGCTGCAACAGTTGCACAGCAACCATCATTAATGGGCGAATTGGCAGTAAAAAAAGCTGTTGAATATTTAGAAACACAGACAATTTATATACCTGTAAATTTAAAACTTGTGGTAAAATAA
- a CDS encoding chorismate mutase, with the protein MLGIRGATSIEKNEIEHIKKRSIELYNKILEKNDIQNIVTILCSVTPDITAYNPITAIREEFKLDKLPLMTFQEAMFEGSKKGIIRFLILCESKTQNFVFLHDAKSLREDLY; encoded by the coding sequence ATGTTAGGCATTAGAGGGGCAACTTCAATAGAAAAAAATGAAATAGAACATATAAAAAAACGCTCTATTGAATTATATAATAAAATTTTGGAAAAAAATGATATTCAAAATATTGTTACAATACTTTGCTCTGTAACTCCGGATATAACCGCATATAATCCTATTACCGCTATCAGAGAAGAATTCAAATTAGATAAGCTTCCTTTAATGACTTTTCAGGAAGCTATGTTTGAAGGTTCAAAAAAAGGAATTATTAGATTTTTGATTCTATGCGAAAGCAAAACACAAAATTTTGTGTTCTTACATGATGCAAAAAGCTTGAGAGAAGATTTATATTAA
- the pyrE gene encoding orotate phosphoribosyltransferase, whose amino-acid sequence MDIENLLKKTKAILNGHFLLSSGLHSDTYIQCAQVLKYPKYAEILGNLLSEKFNEKPDYIVSPALGGLIIGYEVARAFNVPFLFTERNKEGKMELRRNFYIEENKKVIIIEDVITTGKSTLEVVESIKDFKPNILGFGCIVNRSKKEFLNEYPIKSLIEINAKTFTSNECPMCKNNIKLVKPGSRK is encoded by the coding sequence ATGGACATAGAAAATCTTTTAAAGAAAACTAAAGCTATTTTAAACGGTCATTTTTTATTATCTTCTGGTCTTCATTCTGATACTTATATCCAATGTGCTCAAGTATTAAAATATCCAAAATATGCTGAAATTTTAGGCAATTTGTTATCAGAAAAATTCAATGAAAAACCTGATTATATTGTTTCTCCTGCACTTGGTGGATTAATTATAGGATACGAGGTTGCAAGAGCATTTAATGTTCCTTTCTTATTTACAGAAAGAAATAAAGAAGGTAAAATGGAATTAAGAAGAAATTTTTATATTGAAGAAAATAAAAAAGTTATAATTATTGAAGATGTGATAACTACTGGAAAATCAACCCTGGAAGTGGTTGAATCTATTAAAGATTTTAAACCAAATATTTTAGGATTTGGTTGTATTGTTAATAGAAGCAAAAAAGAATTTTTAAATGAATATCCTATTAAATCATTAATTGAAATAAATGCTAAAACTTTTACATCTAATGAATGCCCTATGTGCAAAAACAATATAAAACTCGTAAAACCTGGAAGTAGAAAATAA
- a CDS encoding ABC transporter permease, producing the protein MDKKIILKKMKEYPAIVGFIGISILFSILSDRFLTVSNIINVFRQVSIQAVMAFGMTMVIISGGIDLSVGSIFALSAVIMASVLKTGSVFLGIVIALVVGALMGFVNGFIIAKGRIQPFIVTLATMAIGRSLTLVYTQGMPITGFPSTFRIIGRGYLFGMPYPILIMLGTFALIWFISSNTKLGLYTYAIGGNETAAKLSGVKVVKYKIIIYMISGVLSAVSAMLLTARLNSAQPTFGTGYELDAIAAVVLGGASLSGGKGSVVGTIFGALIMGIINNGLNLLNVSPFYQQAVKGIVILIAVLLERED; encoded by the coding sequence ATGGATAAAAAAATTATTTTAAAGAAGATGAAAGAATATCCAGCTATTGTAGGATTCATAGGCATTTCTATTTTGTTCTCCATTCTAAGCGATAGGTTTCTTACAGTATCTAATATAATTAATGTTTTTAGACAGGTGTCAATTCAGGCAGTAATGGCTTTTGGAATGACAATGGTTATAATTTCTGGTGGTATAGATTTATCCGTTGGTTCTATTTTTGCATTATCTGCAGTTATAATGGCTTCTGTTTTAAAAACAGGTTCTGTGTTTTTGGGAATTGTTATAGCATTAGTTGTAGGTGCATTAATGGGATTTGTTAATGGCTTTATTATAGCAAAAGGAAGGATTCAACCATTTATTGTTACATTGGCTACTATGGCCATAGGAAGAAGTTTAACATTAGTATATACTCAAGGAATGCCGATTACAGGATTTCCATCAACATTTAGAATTATAGGAAGAGGATATTTATTTGGAATGCCATACCCAATACTAATAATGCTAGGAACATTCGCTTTAATATGGTTCATATCTTCAAATACTAAGTTGGGGTTGTATACGTATGCAATTGGCGGAAATGAAACTGCTGCAAAACTTAGTGGTGTTAAAGTTGTAAAATACAAGATAATTATATATATGATTAGTGGTGTTTTATCAGCTGTAAGTGCCATGCTTTTAACAGCAAGACTTAATAGCGCCCAACCAACATTTGGTACTGGATACGAATTAGATGCTATTGCTGCTGTAGTATTAGGTGGTGCAAGTTTATCAGGTGGAAAAGGAAGTGTTGTTGGTACTATATTTGGAGCATTAATAATGGGAATAATAAATAATGGTCTTAATTTATTAAATGTATCTCCCTTTTATCAACAAGCTGTAAAAGGTATAGTAATTCTTATTGCAGTTTTGTTGGAAAGGGAAGATTAA
- a CDS encoding LacI family DNA-binding transcriptional regulator, which translates to MKRASIRDVAKEAGVSISTVSRVINNSSYVNEELKIKVEQAIKKLNYKPNIIAQSLRKGKTKTIGFVIPDITNPFFPNIVKGVEDYLKKEGYTLLLSNSDQDLEMETKIINTFISKHIDGIIFTGTGSYNPVLEKLIEKGIKIVFLDRILEGINASYVICDNKSGILELLNYLYNSGKRSFYFVNGNQNTFSARIRYETFLEFMKEKKIKKYNHIYTNFSYEAGYKFGKNIKSLPEVIIGGNDLIAYGIIDSLQERKIKIPEDVSVTGFDDILFSKHYKPSLTTVKQPIYEMGYKAAELMLKIINGKQKKIKGIVLKPELIIRESTK; encoded by the coding sequence ATGAAAAGAGCTAGTATTCGAGATGTTGCTAAAGAAGCAGGTGTTTCTATTTCAACTGTATCAAGAGTGATTAATAACAGTTCTTATGTCAATGAAGAATTAAAAATCAAAGTTGAACAGGCTATCAAAAAATTAAATTATAAGCCTAACATAATAGCCCAAAGCTTAAGAAAAGGTAAAACAAAAACAATAGGATTTGTAATACCTGATATAACAAATCCTTTTTTTCCGAATATTGTAAAAGGAGTTGAGGACTACCTAAAAAAAGAAGGGTATACCCTTTTGTTAAGTAATTCTGATCAAGATTTAGAAATGGAAACAAAAATAATAAACACATTTATATCTAAACATATAGATGGCATAATCTTTACTGGTACAGGTTCATATAATCCAGTATTAGAAAAGTTGATAGAAAAAGGCATTAAAATAGTATTTCTTGATAGAATTTTAGAAGGAATAAATGCATCTTATGTAATATGTGACAACAAATCAGGAATTCTAGAATTGTTAAATTATTTATATAATAGTGGAAAAAGAAGTTTTTACTTTGTAAATGGGAATCAAAATACATTTAGTGCTAGAATAAGATATGAAACATTTTTAGAATTCATGAAAGAAAAAAAGATAAAAAAATATAATCATATATATACAAACTTTTCTTACGAAGCAGGATATAAGTTTGGAAAAAATATAAAATCATTACCTGAAGTTATAATTGGAGGTAATGATTTGATTGCATATGGTATTATAGATTCTCTTCAAGAAAGAAAAATAAAAATCCCAGAAGATGTTAGTGTAACAGGATTTGATGATATTCTTTTTAGCAAACATTATAAACCATCATTAACAACAGTAAAACAACCTATTTATGAAATGGGATACAAAGCTGCTGAATTAATGTTAAAAATAATTAATGGGAAACAAAAGAAAATAAAAGGAATAGTATTAAAACCAGAATTAATAATAAGAGAATCTACAAAATAA
- a CDS encoding iron-sulfur cluster-binding protein, producing the protein MKAVVKNIETTKNYILLTVETEKELKIEPGQFVMLKLKHYDFGKPFSVTYQEGKIIKFLIAVVGEMTKEMLKLKTNEEIAIRGAYGIPFIEKIDQNKKYVLLGGDCGSAPLIHFSEKYPHLVKEKIYGFATSEIKKILNVEGLHIDKESNMNLLEKANTINISSDDAFLICGSMDMIKTVKNYFKNNKIYASLEARMACGIGICKGCPIKTTEGIKMICKDGPIFDLSEVELEW; encoded by the coding sequence ATGAAAGCTGTAGTGAAAAATATAGAAACCACAAAGAATTATATTTTATTAACTGTTGAAACGGAAAAGGAATTAAAAATAGAACCTGGTCAGTTCGTCATGTTAAAATTAAAACATTATGATTTTGGAAAACCTTTTTCCGTGACTTATCAAGAAGGAAAAATTATAAAATTTTTAATTGCAGTTGTAGGTGAAATGACAAAAGAAATGTTGAAATTGAAAACAAATGAGGAAATTGCTATTAGGGGTGCTTATGGAATTCCGTTTATAGAAAAAATTGATCAAAATAAAAAATATGTATTACTTGGTGGAGACTGTGGTTCAGCACCTTTAATTCATTTCTCAGAAAAATATCCACATCTTGTTAAAGAAAAAATATACGGATTTGCAACTTCAGAAATTAAGAAAATACTTAATGTAGAAGGGTTACATATAGATAAAGAAAGCAACATGAATTTATTAGAGAAAGCTAATACTATAAATATTAGTAGTGATGATGCTTTCTTAATATGTGGCAGTATGGATATGATTAAAACAGTAAAAAATTATTTTAAAAACAATAAAATTTATGCTTCGTTAGAAGCAAGAATGGCATGTGGTATTGGAATTTGTAAGGGTTGCCCCATAAAAACCACAGAAGGAATTAAAATGATATGTAAAGATGGTCCTATTTTCGATTTAAGTGAGGTGGAATTAGAATGGTAG